In Ruminiclostridium papyrosolvens DSM 2782, the following proteins share a genomic window:
- a CDS encoding PadR family transcriptional regulator — MKNSKTKYAVLGVISLLGPMSGYDIKMFCDKAISFFWNENFGHLYPVLAQLESNGLICRSDLEEGTRKKSYVITEKGRIELEEWLVGPVEYQPERSELLLKLSFGNQMQGKDIISMLEATKARNQLKFDRLNNIYDQYINNDEAMKKPQYPYWIVTLRYGITSLEASLKWCDDTIEFLNKYNGGK, encoded by the coding sequence ATGAAAAACAGTAAGACCAAATATGCTGTATTGGGAGTAATAAGTCTATTAGGCCCCATGTCAGGCTATGATATAAAGATGTTTTGCGATAAGGCTATATCTTTTTTCTGGAACGAGAATTTTGGACACTTATACCCTGTACTTGCCCAGTTGGAGTCCAATGGTTTAATATGCAGAAGTGATTTGGAGGAAGGTACAAGGAAGAAGTCGTACGTTATAACGGAAAAAGGACGTATAGAGCTTGAAGAATGGCTTGTAGGGCCGGTAGAGTATCAACCTGAGAGATCGGAATTATTACTTAAATTGTCCTTTGGAAACCAAATGCAGGGGAAAGATATTATTTCGATGTTGGAAGCAACCAAAGCAAGGAATCAGCTAAAGTTTGACCGCTTAAACAATATATACGACCAATATATAAATAATGACGAGGCAATGAAAAAACCCCAGTATCCATACTGGATTGTAACTCTTCGATACGGGATTACCTCACTGGAGGCATCATTGAAATGGTGTGATGACACAATTGAGTTCTTAAACAAATATAATGGGGGAAAATAG
- a CDS encoding MBL fold metallo-hydrolase: protein MKISEGLAMLELKSNVPNVEGIMYPVIIWDEKELVLIDTGLPGQGTTILDLIEKEGVSPQKLTKIIITHHDMDHVGGLTEIIKKVEAVSGKKVEVLSHETEKPYIQGDLMPLKFTKDKLDELKKQMEALSAEKRQQYQSLFSSNKPVVTETLSDNQQLPYCGGMTIIHTPGHTKGHICVYLNRYKTLVAGDSMNFEINSEGELRLTGPNPHFTYNMNEAVESMGKFRACNIHEIICYHCGKMGNNVTEQINELLK from the coding sequence ATGAAAATATCAGAAGGACTGGCCATGTTGGAGTTGAAGTCAAATGTTCCAAATGTAGAAGGAATAATGTATCCCGTAATCATATGGGATGAAAAGGAGCTTGTATTAATAGACACGGGTTTGCCCGGACAGGGAACCACCATTTTAGACCTTATTGAAAAAGAAGGGGTGTCACCTCAAAAACTGACAAAGATTATAATTACACACCACGACATGGACCACGTCGGCGGTCTAACAGAAATAATTAAAAAAGTTGAGGCCGTTAGCGGTAAAAAGGTGGAAGTTTTGTCTCACGAAACTGAAAAGCCTTATATTCAGGGGGACTTAATGCCCTTGAAGTTTACAAAGGATAAGTTGGATGAACTGAAAAAACAGATGGAGGCTCTGTCAGCAGAAAAACGCCAGCAATATCAAAGCTTGTTTTCCTCCAATAAACCCGTTGTGACTGAAACGCTGTCGGATAACCAGCAGCTTCCTTACTGTGGAGGTATGACAATAATACATACACCTGGTCACACAAAAGGACACATATGTGTTTACCTGAACAGGTACAAAACGCTGGTAGCAGGAGACAGTATGAACTTTGAAATCAATTCAGAAGGTGAACTGAGACTTACAGGGCCTAACCCCCATTTTACGTATAATATGAATGAAGCTGTAGAGTCAATGGGAAAGTTCAGAGCATGCAATATTCATGAAATAATCTGTTATCACTGCGGTAAGATGGGGAATAATGTGACAGAGCAAATAAACGAACTTTTGAAATAG
- a CDS encoding GAF domain-containing protein produces the protein MHNNFNNAYPADKKEMYKLLASQMKALLEGETNTTANLANASALINEALSGINWAGFYLMDNEELVLGPFQGKVACVRIPVGRGVCGTAVKENATQLVMDVHNFPGHIACDSASKSELVIPLRHEGVAMGVLDIDSPQIGRFDNTDAEELEKIARIIEEACQWKGNR, from the coding sequence ATGCATAACAACTTTAACAATGCTTATCCTGCTGACAAGAAAGAAATGTATAAACTATTAGCTTCACAAATGAAAGCACTTCTTGAGGGAGAAACAAATACTACAGCAAACCTGGCAAATGCTTCAGCATTAATAAATGAAGCACTTAGTGGAATTAACTGGGCCGGGTTTTACCTTATGGATAATGAAGAGCTTGTACTTGGCCCGTTTCAGGGAAAGGTAGCATGTGTGCGCATTCCTGTAGGAAGAGGTGTTTGCGGTACGGCAGTAAAGGAAAATGCAACTCAATTGGTTATGGATGTTCACAATTTTCCGGGACATATTGCTTGTGACAGTGCGTCTAAATCAGAGCTGGTAATACCCCTTCGCCATGAAGGCGTGGCAATGGGTGTTCTGGATATTGACAGTCCACAAATAGGCAGGTTTGACAATACGGACGCCGAGGAACTTGAAAAAATAGCACGTATTATTGAGGAAGCTTGCCAGTGGAAAGGCAATAGGTAA
- a CDS encoding OB-fold-containig protein has translation MYHFYTTVFLVGVFYTIISLIISGISGVFHANGDFGGSHMHGHGGDCGHIPGHVHADGGSIDGSHSLDGSQGVEGTDMSSSILSWLGLLFNPLIAVSFLTVFGGIGITSTKFFSWNWIVVLIAALGSGIIISTILYNLVAKPLYRSENSSGVSREELLGIQAEVTTDIIENGFGTIKYTVNSIKYTAPARHVENKLVKQGEKVFICKIENNTFFISELSKVII, from the coding sequence ATGTATCACTTTTATACAACGGTTTTTTTGGTAGGGGTTTTTTACACCATTATTTCTTTAATTATAAGTGGTATATCAGGAGTCTTTCATGCAAATGGGGACTTTGGCGGCTCCCATATGCACGGACATGGAGGAGACTGCGGGCATATACCGGGACATGTTCATGCCGATGGGGGAAGCATCGATGGAAGTCACTCGCTGGATGGGTCTCAAGGTGTTGAAGGGACTGATATGTCAAGCAGCATTCTTTCGTGGCTGGGATTGTTATTCAATCCGCTGATAGCAGTTTCTTTCCTGACAGTTTTTGGGGGAATAGGAATTACCAGTACTAAATTCTTCAGTTGGAATTGGATTGTGGTATTAATAGCAGCATTAGGTTCTGGCATAATTATTTCAACAATTCTATACAACTTGGTTGCAAAGCCTCTTTACAGGAGTGAAAATTCTTCTGGTGTTTCAAGAGAAGAACTTTTGGGAATTCAGGCAGAGGTGACAACTGACATTATTGAAAATGGCTTTGGTACTATCAAGTACACTGTTAATTCAATTAAGTATACCGCACCTGCAAGACATGTTGAAAATAAACTTGTAAAACAAGGTGAAAAGGTATTTATATGTAAAATAGAGAATAATACATTCTTTATTAGTGAGTTGTCAAAAGTAATAATTTAG
- a CDS encoding flotillin family protein, translated as MLDSVYFVPGVIIVVLFILILTFVSMYKKVPQDKALVVTGFRGRRVITGGGGIVIPMLERTDIISLENMQIDIRIDGALTSQGVGIVADGVAVVKVKSDKESILSAAEQFNTSKGLDYMLGIIAKTTQQVLEGKLREIVSKMTVEEIYKDRETFASHVQGVAATELQNMGLELKVLTIKDIADKNGYLEALGKPRIAEVKRDAQIAEANATKETKVKTAEANREGEAARIQAETQIAEANKNKELKVQSYNKDQQTAKAEADLAYDIKANIVKKEVAETAMQVEIVKKQKEIELAEQEAMRREKELEATVKKQADAENYQATKVADASKYREVAAAEARSRAIEMEGEAKAKAKRAEGMAEVEIIKAKGEAEALAMAKKAEAFKMYNDAAVTQMIIEKLPEIANAVASPLSKTEKIVIVDNGGQGKGASKVTGYVTDIIAQLPETVEALTGMNVLDFLKKNTVQAQNENIEEDVE; from the coding sequence ATGTTGGATTCAGTTTATTTTGTGCCGGGAGTAATAATAGTTGTACTATTTATATTGATTCTTACCTTTGTTTCAATGTACAAGAAGGTGCCTCAGGACAAAGCTTTGGTAGTAACGGGATTCAGAGGAAGAAGAGTTATAACCGGCGGCGGTGGGATTGTAATTCCTATGCTTGAAAGAACAGACATCATTTCACTGGAAAACATGCAGATAGACATCAGAATTGATGGGGCTTTGACATCTCAGGGAGTTGGCATAGTAGCTGATGGAGTTGCGGTAGTTAAAGTTAAGTCCGACAAGGAGTCCATCCTGTCGGCTGCCGAACAGTTCAATACTTCAAAGGGACTTGACTACATGCTGGGGATAATAGCTAAAACTACTCAGCAGGTTCTGGAAGGTAAGCTCCGTGAAATAGTTTCAAAAATGACTGTAGAAGAAATATACAAAGACAGGGAAACCTTTGCATCACACGTTCAAGGTGTTGCAGCAACAGAGCTTCAAAACATGGGGCTTGAATTGAAGGTTCTTACTATTAAGGATATAGCAGATAAAAACGGTTATTTGGAAGCTCTCGGAAAACCTAGAATTGCTGAAGTAAAGAGAGATGCTCAGATAGCAGAAGCAAATGCAACAAAGGAAACGAAGGTTAAAACCGCTGAGGCTAACAGAGAGGGTGAAGCAGCCAGAATTCAGGCTGAAACTCAGATAGCTGAGGCAAACAAGAATAAGGAGCTGAAGGTTCAGTCTTATAACAAGGATCAGCAGACAGCTAAGGCAGAAGCTGACCTGGCATACGATATTAAAGCCAATATCGTAAAGAAGGAAGTTGCAGAAACTGCAATGCAGGTAGAAATTGTTAAGAAACAAAAGGAAATTGAACTTGCAGAGCAGGAAGCAATGAGAAGAGAAAAGGAACTGGAAGCTACTGTAAAGAAGCAGGCTGATGCTGAAAACTATCAGGCTACAAAGGTAGCTGATGCCAGCAAGTATAGAGAGGTTGCAGCAGCTGAAGCAAGATCACGTGCCATTGAGATGGAAGGTGAAGCTAAAGCTAAAGCTAAGAGAGCAGAAGGTATGGCGGAAGTTGAAATCATTAAAGCAAAGGGTGAAGCTGAGGCTCTTGCAATGGCAAAAAAGGCTGAAGCCTTTAAAATGTACAATGATGCAGCCGTTACACAGATGATTATAGAAAAACTTCCTGAAATAGCAAATGCGGTAGCTAGTCCGCTTTCAAAGACTGAGAAGATAGTTATAGTAGATAATGGGGGACAAGGAAAAGGTGCCTCCAAGGTAACAGGATATGTAACAGATATAATAGCTCAATTACCTGAAACCGTGGAAGCACTTACCGGAATGAACGTACTGGATTTTCTTAAAAAGAATACAGTTCAGGCCCAGAATGAAAACATTGAGGAAGACGTAGAATAG
- a CDS encoding methyl-accepting chemotaxis protein → MFKNLKIAHKIINLSVVLLLLIVIVGFTGYYFINSSHIGVGSMYQDRLMPIDWLSDSISKTSENENYILYLILYGNDSQLQKQFVKNIENNSKIIDDNWEKYKKTKLDKFESDSIAVFEKNKSDFRAARDKIIAAACEGNREKALELLNSNVSYLRGEQKTLDDLAEYCRNVANNINTQNNKDFIFALEIMISLIVFALIIGLVFSILIAKGIIKPIEVLKKELNLLVETGGDLTQRIDIKRKDEVGQLAESVNQFLANLRTIVSGIIKESSVVENSIALVEQKMEDLDAFVENVSATTEEISAGMEETAAATEQVNASSQDIESVIEVMNEKAQKGSTEAQEIGNRAIRLRDSSIMSEKTAYDIYESTTNKLLTALENSKAVEHINVLTGTILQISEQTNLLALNAAIEAARAGEAGKGFAVVADEIRKLAEESKTAVNEIQRVTKEVISAVSDLSEGSRTVLDFLDTTVRPDYASMVKTGEYYNNDAAFVFELISDFSATSQELAASAEGIIRAINDVTKTVNEGAAGTQSIAEQNIEIVDMVNRVKTEMEISNRSTQKLKEIVGKFTV, encoded by the coding sequence ATGTTTAAAAACCTAAAGATAGCGCATAAAATAATTAATCTATCCGTTGTTTTGCTTTTGCTTATAGTTATTGTAGGTTTTACAGGGTACTATTTTATTAATAGCTCCCATATAGGAGTGGGAAGTATGTACCAAGACAGGTTAATGCCCATAGATTGGTTAAGCGACAGTATAAGTAAAACAAGTGAAAATGAGAACTATATACTCTATTTAATATTGTACGGCAATGATAGTCAGTTACAAAAACAGTTTGTTAAAAATATTGAAAATAATTCAAAAATAATAGACGATAATTGGGAAAAATACAAAAAAACAAAGTTGGACAAATTTGAGTCCGATAGTATTGCTGTATTTGAGAAAAACAAAAGTGATTTCAGGGCTGCCAGGGATAAAATCATAGCCGCAGCCTGTGAGGGCAATCGAGAAAAAGCCCTTGAGCTGCTAAATAGTAATGTTAGTTATTTACGAGGTGAGCAAAAAACACTGGACGATTTAGCTGAATACTGCAGAAATGTTGCAAATAACATCAATACACAGAATAATAAGGATTTTATATTTGCATTGGAAATCATGATTTCATTAATCGTTTTTGCTCTGATAATAGGATTGGTGTTTAGTATACTGATTGCAAAGGGGATAATCAAGCCTATAGAAGTACTTAAGAAAGAACTTAACTTATTAGTTGAAACAGGGGGAGATCTCACTCAAAGGATAGATATTAAGCGCAAAGATGAGGTAGGACAGCTTGCAGAATCCGTTAATCAATTTTTGGCTAATCTGAGAACTATTGTAAGCGGTATAATTAAAGAATCCTCAGTTGTTGAGAACTCCATAGCCTTGGTAGAACAGAAAATGGAGGATTTAGATGCATTTGTTGAAAATGTGTCAGCGACTACCGAAGAAATTTCTGCCGGCATGGAAGAAACTGCTGCTGCAACTGAACAAGTAAATGCATCATCACAGGATATTGAATCCGTAATAGAAGTAATGAATGAAAAGGCACAGAAGGGTTCAACGGAAGCACAAGAGATAGGAAATAGAGCCATTAGATTAAGAGACAGTTCAATAATGTCGGAAAAAACAGCATATGATATTTACGAAAGCACAACAAATAAATTATTAACTGCATTAGAGAATTCAAAAGCAGTAGAACATATTAATGTTTTAACCGGAACAATATTGCAAATATCCGAGCAGACTAATCTTCTCGCACTAAATGCGGCAATAGAAGCAGCAAGAGCAGGAGAGGCAGGAAAAGGCTTTGCAGTTGTAGCCGACGAAATCAGAAAACTGGCTGAGGAATCCAAGACAGCAGTAAATGAGATACAAAGGGTTACAAAGGAAGTTATTTCTGCAGTTTCAGACCTTTCTGAAGGCTCCAGAACAGTATTGGATTTTCTTGATACTACAGTAAGACCTGACTATGCTAGTATGGTGAAAACAGGAGAATATTATAACAATGATGCGGCATTTGTTTTTGAACTTATTTCTGATTTTAGTGCAACATCACAAGAACTCGCAGCTTCAGCAGAAGGAATAATTCGTGCTATTAATGACGTAACCAAAACAGTAAATGAGGGTGCGGCGGGAACACAAAGTATAGCTGAGCAGAATATTGAAATTGTTGACATGGTAAATAGGGTTAAAACTGAAATGGAAATTAGCAACAGAAGTACTCAGAAACTAAAGGAAATTGTCGGCAAATTTACAGTATAG
- a CDS encoding ABC-F family ATP-binding cassette domain-containing protein yields MSILNVENVSHGFGARKILEEVSFRLLKGEHVGLVGANGEGKSTFLNIITGKLMPDEGKVEWCNRITTGYLDQHTVLTPGKTIREALREAFQYMFDLEKEMLEIYEKMGDASESEINSMMEDVGDIQNVLEHNGFYVLDSKIEEVANGLGLGDIGLETDVANLSGGQRAKVLLTKLLLQSPMILILDEPTNFLDENHINWLKNYLKNYENAFILVSHDIPFLNEVVNVIYHVENAVLTRYAGNYDEFQRMYQLAKQQTQQAYEKQQKEIEKLEDFIARNKARVATTNMAKSRQKKLDKMDIIEKVKEKAKPIFKFREARAPGRYIFQTENLVIGYEEPLSSQLNISLERGQKVAVKGVNGLGKSTLMKTLLGVQKPFSGGVKLDDYLYPGYFEQESERYNTNTALEEVWNDYPGMSNAEVRGALAKCGLTTEHITSQMMVLSGGENAKVRLCKLMLKDVNWLILDEPTNHLDVDAKDELKRALREFKGTVLLVCHEPEFYEDWVTDVWNVEEWTTKIV; encoded by the coding sequence ATGAGTATATTAAATGTAGAGAATGTAAGTCATGGCTTTGGAGCCAGAAAAATATTGGAAGAAGTTTCTTTCAGGCTGTTAAAGGGAGAGCATGTAGGACTTGTCGGTGCTAATGGTGAAGGAAAATCCACTTTTTTAAATATTATAACCGGAAAGCTTATGCCTGATGAGGGCAAGGTGGAATGGTGCAACAGAATAACAACGGGATATCTTGACCAACATACGGTTCTTACCCCGGGAAAGACTATCAGAGAAGCACTTCGAGAAGCTTTTCAGTATATGTTTGATTTAGAAAAAGAAATGCTGGAGATATACGAAAAAATGGGTGATGCTTCAGAGAGTGAAATTAACTCAATGATGGAAGACGTAGGGGATATACAGAACGTACTGGAGCATAACGGCTTCTATGTATTGGATTCTAAGATAGAAGAAGTGGCAAACGGTCTGGGGCTTGGGGATATAGGTCTTGAAACAGATGTAGCAAACCTGAGCGGAGGACAGAGGGCAAAGGTACTTCTTACAAAACTGCTTCTGCAAAGCCCTATGATATTAATACTGGACGAGCCTACCAACTTTTTGGATGAAAATCATATTAACTGGCTGAAGAACTATTTGAAAAACTACGAAAATGCATTCATCCTTGTTTCACATGACATTCCGTTTTTGAATGAGGTTGTAAATGTAATTTATCATGTTGAGAATGCTGTGCTTACAAGATATGCAGGAAATTATGATGAATTCCAGAGAATGTATCAATTGGCAAAACAGCAGACTCAGCAGGCGTATGAGAAGCAACAGAAGGAAATTGAGAAGCTTGAGGATTTTATAGCCAGAAATAAGGCCCGAGTGGCAACAACAAATATGGCAAAGAGCAGGCAGAAAAAGCTGGACAAGATGGATATTATCGAGAAGGTTAAGGAAAAGGCTAAACCGATTTTTAAGTTTAGAGAGGCAAGGGCTCCGGGTAGGTACATTTTCCAGACTGAAAACCTTGTAATCGGCTATGAAGAGCCTTTGTCAAGTCAGCTGAATATCTCCTTGGAGAGAGGCCAAAAAGTAGCTGTAAAGGGAGTAAACGGTCTTGGTAAATCTACGCTGATGAAAACCCTTTTAGGCGTACAAAAGCCATTTTCAGGAGGCGTAAAGCTGGATGATTATCTGTACCCGGGTTACTTTGAACAAGAATCTGAACGTTATAACACTAATACTGCATTAGAAGAGGTGTGGAACGATTATCCCGGTATGAGCAATGCTGAGGTACGAGGGGCTTTGGCCAAATGCGGCTTGACTACGGAGCACATAACAAGTCAGATGATGGTACTGAGCGGAGGAGAAAACGCAAAAGTCAGACTGTGTAAGCTAATGTTGAAGGATGTTAACTGGCTTATACTGGATGAGCCTACAAACCATCTGGACGTTGATGCAAAAGATGAGCTAAAAAGAGCATTGAGAGAGTTTAAAGGCACAGTACTGTTGGTATGCCACGAACCTGAATTCTATGAGGATTGGGTTACTGATGTGTGGAATGTTGAGGAATGGACAACAAAAATAGTATAA
- a CDS encoding LacI family DNA-binding transcriptional regulator, producing the protein MKDVARKSGLSIATISKYINGGNVLEENRVVIDKAIKELGFEVNEIARGLKTNKTMTIGLLIPSLENIFFTSIVSNIESILIKNGYSTIICDYKEDKSLEKQKLDFLVKKMVDGIITMPMGCDLEVINSVINRNIPVVLIDRALKGVECDTVLVDNLNASYNAVEQLIILGHKRIGIICGPEDIYTAQERLKGYERVHEDYDMTIESELIKKGDYQVESGYRLLLELIEMEEPPTAVLVTNYEMTLGAVMAINESDIKVPDDISIIGFDNLQLAKVVKPPLSIVIQPVKQIGEVAANMILRRLKGDNSNFPSMIRLKTELMLKDSIKKVEN; encoded by the coding sequence ATGAAGGATGTTGCCAGGAAATCCGGGCTATCAATAGCAACAATTTCAAAATATATAAATGGCGGCAATGTTCTGGAAGAAAATCGTGTTGTTATTGACAAAGCAATAAAAGAGTTGGGTTTTGAAGTTAATGAGATTGCAAGAGGGCTAAAAACTAATAAAACAATGACAATCGGACTATTAATTCCAAGCCTTGAGAATATATTTTTTACAAGTATAGTTTCAAATATAGAAAGTATTTTAATTAAAAATGGGTATAGTACCATAATTTGTGACTATAAGGAAGATAAAAGCCTTGAGAAACAAAAGCTTGATTTTTTAGTTAAAAAAATGGTGGATGGGATTATTACTATGCCGATGGGATGTGATTTAGAGGTTATCAATTCGGTTATTAACAGAAATATTCCGGTTGTACTTATTGATAGGGCTCTCAAGGGCGTAGAGTGTGATACAGTATTGGTAGATAATCTGAATGCTTCTTATAATGCAGTGGAACAATTGATAATACTGGGTCATAAAAGAATTGGGATTATCTGTGGACCGGAGGATATATACACGGCTCAGGAACGTCTGAAGGGTTATGAAAGAGTACATGAAGATTATGATATGACCATAGAGAGCGAACTTATAAAAAAAGGTGATTATCAGGTAGAAAGCGGATATAGGCTTCTGTTGGAATTAATAGAAATGGAGGAACCTCCAACTGCTGTTCTGGTTACAAACTATGAAATGACTCTCGGTGCCGTAATGGCTATAAACGAAAGTGATATAAAAGTACCGGACGATATATCCATTATAGGTTTTGATAATTTACAGCTGGCAAAAGTAGTAAAGCCTCCATTATCCATAGTAATTCAGCCTGTTAAGCAAATTGGTGAAGTAGCGGCAAACATGATATTAAGACGGCTAAAAGGTGACAATTCAAATTTTCCGTCAATGATTAGGCTTAAAACAGAGTTGATGTTAAAGGATTCTATAAAAAAGGTAGAAAATTAG
- a CDS encoding xylulokinase, whose amino-acid sequence MEKLLLGIDIGTSACKVAVFNLQGKVLSQSSKEYRVYYPHSGFVEQNPNEWWESVCTAIKETIASSKINPSQIAGIGIDGQSWSAIPIDKKGNVLCNTPIWMDTRADDICKETINRIGFDRIFMLSGNSFEPTYSTPKILWFKKNMPDVYNSTYKFLQSNSFIAFKLTGQISQDLSQGYGIHSFNMKEGKWDDSFCEELGFDRDKLPEIFQCHDVIGEVTGVAAAQTGLVKGTPVVAGGLDASCGTLGAGVIKVGQTQEQGGQAGGMSICLDSAIAHQKLILSFHVIPELWLLQGGTVGGGGAIKWFKQELGAFEEIEAKAKGSNPFKVMDEEAEKIPVGSDGLIFLPYMAGERSPLWDKKAKGVFFGLGYNKTRAHIIRAIMEGCAFALQHNLKTAEEIGVGTDKLVAMGGAANSRLWTQMKADITGKTINVPTSDTATTLGAAILAGVGTGLYKSFDQAVENTIVITRTHEPDLQAHARYKNNYEIYLELYEKLKDTMQKV is encoded by the coding sequence ATGGAAAAACTATTACTGGGAATTGATATAGGAACCTCTGCCTGTAAAGTAGCAGTATTTAACCTTCAAGGTAAAGTATTATCACAATCTTCAAAGGAGTATAGGGTATATTATCCTCATTCAGGGTTTGTAGAGCAAAACCCGAATGAATGGTGGGAAAGTGTATGCACTGCGATTAAAGAGACAATTGCTTCTTCCAAAATAAACCCGAGTCAAATAGCAGGAATAGGTATTGACGGGCAGAGCTGGTCTGCTATACCCATAGACAAGAAGGGTAATGTTCTTTGCAATACACCAATATGGATGGATACAAGAGCAGATGATATATGTAAAGAGACTATAAATAGAATTGGATTTGACAGAATTTTTATGTTAAGTGGTAATTCATTTGAACCTACATATTCAACACCTAAAATACTTTGGTTTAAGAAAAACATGCCGGATGTTTACAACTCAACATATAAGTTTTTACAAAGCAACAGTTTTATAGCTTTCAAACTGACAGGTCAAATATCTCAGGATTTATCACAGGGTTATGGTATACATTCTTTTAATATGAAAGAGGGCAAATGGGATGATAGCTTTTGTGAGGAGCTAGGATTTGATAGGGATAAGCTTCCGGAGATTTTTCAATGTCATGATGTAATTGGTGAAGTAACGGGTGTGGCTGCTGCTCAAACCGGGTTAGTTAAGGGTACTCCTGTTGTTGCCGGTGGATTGGATGCATCTTGTGGAACTCTTGGTGCCGGAGTTATAAAAGTGGGTCAAACTCAGGAACAAGGAGGGCAAGCCGGAGGAATGAGTATATGTCTGGATTCGGCAATTGCACATCAGAAGCTTATTTTAAGCTTCCACGTTATACCAGAACTTTGGCTTTTGCAGGGAGGAACTGTTGGCGGAGGCGGAGCGATAAAGTGGTTTAAACAGGAACTTGGGGCTTTTGAGGAAATAGAAGCCAAGGCAAAGGGGTCAAATCCCTTTAAAGTTATGGATGAAGAAGCTGAAAAAATACCTGTGGGATCAGATGGGTTGATATTTTTACCGTACATGGCTGGAGAAAGGTCTCCGTTATGGGACAAGAAAGCAAAGGGAGTTTTTTTCGGACTGGGTTATAACAAAACCAGAGCTCATATTATCAGAGCTATTATGGAAGGTTGTGCATTTGCATTACAGCACAATCTGAAAACAGCAGAGGAAATTGGTGTTGGCACAGATAAGCTGGTCGCAATGGGGGGAGCTGCCAACAGCAGACTCTGGACGCAAATGAAGGCTGACATAACGGGTAAAACCATCAATGTTCCAACTTCAGATACAGCTACAACACTGGGAGCTGCAATTCTGGCTGGTGTCGGAACAGGATTGTATAAAAGCTTTGATCAGGCGGTAGAAAATACCATTGTAATTACACGTACACATGAACCTGATTTGCAGGCTCATGCCAGATATAAAAATAATTACGAGATTTACCTTGAACTATATGAAAAACTGAAGGACACAATGCAGAAAGTTTAA